A genomic region of Colletotrichum destructivum chromosome 5, complete sequence contains the following coding sequences:
- a CDS encoding Putative Heat shock protein 70 family gives MSFSNSRLKGFGFGKRKSTASIQTPDPNHTSSPTPPPQAGHPSGAPQIPQQLPIRPGSIASTSSASIAPMNHPGSGNRPPSYSANFPPGAPPPMGRTSPMTGQGPARTPPSQMVGGPPPINTGAPVAGYPPQLPPIGGQGHPMGGPPQYGGGGGGGGGYPPPGPPQGQPLAQYQRGGNAAEVEGNSRNKAQLIVGIDFGTTFSGVAFAFATNNEAKEDIITEWPGAGSYTKQKIPTVLYYDQYQKVVGWGPDIADALAPTGYPKPGVQKVEWFKLQLMLSGNTYIDPINLPPLPPGKSEIDVAADYLFKLRQAMRSALQKTLGEVFNREERNIRYYLTVPAIWNDAGKAATRAAAIQAGFLRDENDNRLTLVSEPEAAAIFCSKTGLLNLKVHDAVLIVDCGGGTVDLIAYEVEEENPFTVAECTAGSGDSCGSTALNRNFSNILRTKIRKMKLPDGSKTAGRVYAKCIMDFENRIKADFRNNGQKWAVDVGIEAEFPEAGIEEGYMTFTNEEILQCFEPVVNRILELVRNQIIAIQAQNRTLQNILVVGGFGASEYLFQQIKLHVPPQFQSKVVRPMDSVAAIVKGAVTAGITERVVTHRVARRHYLMATLQPFKEGYHPEAYRVPSLDGKDRCKFTRQIFVQKGQKVKIGEPVKVSFFRQVAPGATLMYEDILYACDDDVCPEYTKDPRIKEVVTLTSDLSRKNLEKDFERMDTPQGTFYRVYFDIYLTLDGSEFSAELVCQGEVMGRCRARFR, from the exons ATGAGCTTTTCCAACTCCCGCCTGAAAGGCTTTGGTTTCGGTAAACGCAAGTCAACTGCCAGTATCCAAACGCCCGATCCGAACCACACTTCCAGCCCgacccctcctccccaggCCGGTCACCCTTCCGGTGCCCCTCAAATACCGCAGCAGCTTCCCATCCGACCAGGTTCCAtcgcctcgacctcgtccgcctcaaTCGCCCCCATGAATCACCCAGGCTCCGGCAACCGCCCTCCGAGCTATTCGGCCAACTTTCCTCCCGGCGCTCCTCCCCCCATGGGCCGTACGAGTCCCATGACCGGTCAAGGCCCGGCCCGCACTCCTCCCAGCCAGATGGTCGGCGGTCCCCCGCCCATCAACACTGGCGCTCCCGTCGCTGGTTACCCGCCTCAGCTGCCTCCCATCGgtggccaaggccatccCATGGGCGGTCCTCCTCagtacggcggcggcggcggtggtggtggcggctACCCTCCTCCGGGCCCTCCTCAAGGCCAGCCCTTGGCGCAATACCAGCGTGGaggcaacgccgccgaggttgagGGCAACAGCAGGAACAAGGCCCAGCTGATTGTCGGTATCGATTTT GGTACGACTTTCTCGGGTGTTGCCTTTGCATTCGCCACAAACAACGAAGCCAAAGAGGACATCATTACGGAATGGCCTGGTGCCGGATCATACACGAAGCAAAAG ATCCCCACCGTCCTCTATTACGATCAATACCAGAAGGTTGTTGGCTGGGGACCCGATATTGCCGATGCCCTTGCGCCTACTGGATACCCGAAGCCCGGCGTGCAAAAGGTCGAATGGTTCAAGCTGCAGCTCATGTTGTCCGGCAACACATACATCGACCCCATCAACCTGCCCCCTCTGCCGCCCGGAAAGTCCGAGatcgatgtcgccgccgactACCTCTTCAAGCTCCGCCAGGCGATGCGCTCTGCGCTGCAGAAGACTCTCGGTGAGGTCTTTAACCGTGAGGAACGCAACATTCGCTACTACCTGACGGTGCCCGCCATCTGGAACGATGCCGGCAAGGCTGCGACCAGAGCTGCTGCCATCCAGGCCGGCTTCCTCCGAGACGAGAATGATAACCGGTTGACGCTGGTCTCCGAgcccgaggcggccgccATTTTCTGTTCCAAGACGGGTCTTCTAAACCTTAAGGTGCACGACGCCGTGCTGATTGTCGATTGCGGTGGTGGCACTGTTGATTTGATCGCGTACGAggttgaggaagagaacCCTTTCACGGTGGCTGAGTGCACGGCAGGATCCGGTGACTCGTGcggctcgacggcgctgAACCGCAACTTCAGCAACATCTTGCGCACCAAGATCCGCAAGATGAAGCTGCCCGACGGATCCAAGACAGCCGGGCGCGTCTACGCCAAGTGCATCATGGACTTTGAGAACCGCATCAAGGCCGACTTCCGCAATAACGGTCAGAAGTGGGCTGTCGACGTGGGTATCGAGGCCGAGTTCcccgaggccggcatcgaggagGGTTACATGACCTTCACCAACGAGGAAATTCTGCAGTGCTTCGAGCCCGTCGTCAACCGCAttctcgagctcgtccgAAACCAGATCATTGCCATTCAGGCGCAGAACCGCACACTGCAgaacatcctcgtcgtcggtggtTTTGGTGCATCGGAGTACCTCTTTCAGCAGATCAAGCTCCACGTCCCCCCTCAATTCCAGTCCAAGGTCGTTCGTCCCATGGACTcggtcgccgccatcgtcaagggcgccgtcacggccgGTATTACCGAGCGCGTCGTCACCCACCGCGTCGCGCGTCGCCACTACCTCATGGCCACCCTGCAGCCCTTCAAGGAGGGCTACCACCCGGAGGCGTACCGCGTGCCGTCCCTCGACGGCAAGGACCGTTGCAAGTTCACGCGGCAGATCTTTGTGCAGAAGGGCCAGAAGGTCAAGATTGGCGAGCCCGTCAAGGTCTCGTTTTTCCGACAAGTCGCCCCCGGCGCTACGCTTATGTATGAAGATATTCTGTACGCctgcgacgacgacgtctgCCCGGAGTACACCAAGGACCCTC GCATCAAGGAAGTGGTCACCCTCACCTCGGACCTGTCCCGCAAGAACCTCGAGAAGGACTTTGAGAGAATGGACACGCCACAAGGCACGTTCTACCGTGTCTACTTTGACATTTACCTGACGCTTGACGGATCCGAGTTCAGCGCAGAGCTCGTCTGCCAGGGCGAGGTTATGGGCCGCTGCAGAGCGCGCTTCAGGTAA
- a CDS encoding Putative Thaumatin family: MRQPTPRKRDKKRCKRATRGMLVVLALASQLPATSAIVFPSHHTNYKTDYLQLNKRYNPARRGPPEDWNGRIPLKITNSCPETIWPGITTQHGVGPGTGGFELASGESRDMWVGPTWQGRAWGRTNCTVNGDSAGCTTGDCFGKLDCEFSGAVPATLAEFNLAGGVSGRQTFYDISLVDGYNIPVGINYIPAKNTSYIPPNLTNCACIATTGFMAQRSASGAVYTNSTYPVPWEPNESNDSVRNWCPWPLLSNPPDKPGDGVYPYPDDNIRRPTFSPCKSQCAATNSDHDCCIGKWHDPDKCKPGLYSRHAKAMCPDAYSFAFDDQTSTFIIPSGGGWEVVFCPAGRSTNILRTLGPQLFEIASAGFLSQKNLELVRNRSYIEFESDKNAAPGLTVSSYWVICAATVAVLLVGW, encoded by the exons ATGAGgcagccgacgccgaggaaaCGCGACAAGAAGCGCTGCAAGAGAGCCACTCGGGGCATGCTCGTGGTTCTGGCCCTCGCTTCCCAGCTACCAGCCACCAGTGCTATCGTGTTCCCCAGCCATCACACGAACTACAAAACCGATTACCTCCAGCTCAACAAGCGGTATAaccctgctcgacgaggaccgcCCGAGGACTGGAATGGGAGGATACCGTTGAAGATCACCAACTCCTGTCCCGAGACGATCTGGCCCGGCATCACGACGCAGCATGGCGTCGGTCCCGGCACCGGAGGCTTCGAGCTCGCCTCGGGTGAAAGTCGAGATATGTGGGTTGGGCCGACATGGCAGGGTCGTGCATGGGGGAGAACCAACTGCACCGTCAATGGAGACTCGGCTGGCTGCACGACGGGCGATTGCTTTGGAAAGCTTGACTGCGAATTCAGT GGCGCCGTCCCTGCGACCCTTGCCGAGTTCAACCTTGCCGGGGGCGTCTCCGGGAGGCAGACGTTCTACGACATCTCTCTCGTCGACGGCTACAACATCCCCGTTGGCATCAACTACATCCCCGCCAAGAACACCTCGTACATCCCCCCCAACCTGACAAATTGCGCATGCATCGCCACGACGGGCTTCATGGCACAGCGCTCGGCAAGTGGTGCCGTCTACACCAACAGCACATATCCTGTCCCTTGGGAACCAAATGAATCCAACGACAGCGTCCGAAACTGGTGCCCTTGGCCCTTGCTATCCAACCCGCCTGACAAGCCCGGTGACGGAGTCTACCCTTACCCTGATGACAACATTCGGCGTCCCACCTTCAGCCCGTGCAAGAGCCAATGCGCGGCCACGAACTCGGATCACGACTGCTGTATAGGCAAATGGCACGACCCCGACAAATGCAAGCCGGGCTTGTACTCCAGGCACGCCAAGGCTATGTGTCCTGACGCCTATAGCTTTGCCTTTGATGACCAGACCTCGACATTCATCATCccctcgggcggcggctgggaggTCGTCTTTTGTCCCGCCGGTAGGAGCACTAATATCCTCCGCACCCTGGGACCTCAACTGTTCGAGATCGCGAGTGCCGGATTTCTGAGCCAGAAGAACCTGGAGCTGGTTAGGAACCGTTCCTATATAGAGTTTgagagcgacaagaacgcTGCCCCAGGCCTCACTGTCTCGTCTTATTGGGTCATCTGTGCGGCTACCGTGGCTGTACTGTTGGTGGGATGGTAA
- a CDS encoding Putative ankyrin repeat-containing domain superfamily, with amino-acid sequence MAAENEEHEGASIKELLIEACRRNNTDLFNEVIADIKDEDELSRLLNETTTVMGNHLYHEAASRGNYEIIDLLLDQPNFECDPVNRLEGDTPLHTAIRWINSEPPAQRDFGNALVEMMLEAGSNPRVKNKGGLTAPQLVDPRNPGLRDLIQKHEYATMNAGDFINVDSSSTAASHGKKKGTAPAVPNAAAPPVPTNAAPPVYSNDNNSSDDDAEFSGSDDEERAEWDRRRKERAARKG; translated from the exons ATGGCCGCGGAAAACGAGGAACACGAG GGCGCCTCCATCAAGGAGCTCCTCATCGAGGCCTGCCGGCGCAACAATACCGACCTCTTCAACGAGgtcatcgccgacatcaaggacgaggatgagctcTCCCGCCTCCTTAACGAGACCACTACCGTCATGGGCAACCACCTGTATCACGAAGCCGCCTCGCGGGGTAACT ACGAAATAATAGACCTCCTCCTAGACCAACCAAACTTCGAATGCGACCCCGTCAACCGCCTCGAAGGCGACACCCCGCTGCACACCGCCATCCGCTGGATCAACTCGGAACCCCCCGCCCAGCGCGATTTCGGcaacgccctcgtcgagatgATGCTCGAGGCTGGCTCCAACCCGCGCGTCAAGAACAAGGGCGGCCTCACCGCcccgcagctcgtcgacccCCGCAACCCGGGCCTCCGCGACCTCATCCAGAAGCACGAGTACGCCACCATGAATGCCGGCGACTTCATCAACGTCGACTCCTcttccaccgccgcctcgcacggcaagaagaaggggaccGCCCCCGCCGTCCCCAACGCTGCTGCCCCGCCCGTGCCCACAAACGCCGCCCCGCCCGTGTacagcaacgacaacaactcctccgacgatgacgccgagtTCAGCGggagcgacgacgaggagagggcCGAGTGGGACCGGAGACGGAAGGAGCGTGCCGCGCGTAAGGGCTGA